One region of Pygocentrus nattereri isolate fPygNat1 chromosome 14, fPygNat1.pri, whole genome shotgun sequence genomic DNA includes:
- the prmt1 gene encoding protein arginine N-methyltransferase 1, whose amino-acid sequence MAETTDRMEVSQGESSEKPAAEDMTSKDYYFDSYAHFGIHEEMLKDEVRTLTYRNSMFHNKHLFKDKVVLDVGSGTGILSMFAAKAGAKKVIGIECSSISDYAVKIVKANKLDHIVTIIKGKVEEVELPVEHVDIIISEWMGYCLFYESMLNTVIYARDKWLKPDGLIFPDRATLYITAIEDRQYKDYKIHWWENVYGFDMSCIKEVAIKEPLVDVVDPKQLVSSACLIKEVDIYTVKIEDLSFTSPFCLQVRRNDYIHALVTYFNIEFTRCHKRTGFSTSPESPYTHWKQTVFYLDDYLTVKTGEEIFGTISMKPNVKNNRDLDFTVDIDFKGQLCEMSKTSEYRMR is encoded by the exons ATGGCGGAGACGACGGACAGAATGGAG GTGTCACAGGGAGAAAGCTCAGAGAAGCCTGCTGCTGAGGACATGACATCCAAGGACTACTACTTTGACTCCTACGCTCACTTTGGCATTCATGAG GAGATGCTTAAGGACGAAGTGCGCACACTCACATACAGAAACTCAATGTTCCACAACAAGCATCTGTTCAAGGATAAGGTGGTGTTGGATGTAGGCAGTGGAACAGGCATCCTGAGTATGTTTGCGGCCAAGGCTGGTGCCAAGAAAGTCATCGGC ATTGAGTGTAGCAGCATATCAGACTATGCTGTGAAGATTGTCAAGGCCAACAAGCTGGATCATA TCGTAACCATTATCAAGGGCaaggtggaggaggtggagctTCCGGTGGAGCATGTAGACATCATTATCTCTGAGTGGATGGGCTACTGTCTATTTTATGAGTCCATGCTCAACACAGTGATCTATGCTAGGGACAAGTGGCTG AAACCCGATGGGCTCATCTTCCCTGACAGAGCTACTCTTTACATCACGGCCATTGAAGATCGGCAGTACAAGGATTACAAAATCCATT GGTGGGAGAATGTCTATGGGTTTGATATGTCCTGCATTAAGGAAGTGGCCATTAAGGAGCCTCTGGTGGATGTTGTTGACCCCAAACAGCTGGTCAGCAGTGCCTGCCTCATTAAG GAAGTGGATATCTACACAGTAAAGATTGAGGACCTGTCTTTCACCTCACCCTTCTGCCTGCAAGTGAGGAGAAATGACTATATCCATGCTCTAGTCACCTATTTCAACATTGAGTTCACACGCTGCCACAAAAGGACCGGCTTCTCGACCA GTCCAGAGTCTCCTTATACTCACTGGAAGCAGACTGTGTTTTATCTTGATGACTATCTGACCGTGAAGACGGGAGAGGAGATCTTTGGCACCATCAGTATGAAACCCAACGTCAAGAATAAC AGAGACCTGGACTTCACTGTAGATATCGACTTCAAGGGTCAGCTCTGTGAGATGTCAAAGACATCAGAGTACAGGATGCGCTAG